The following are encoded together in the Flavobacterium sp. TR2 genome:
- a CDS encoding HlyD family secretion protein → MSEADTQNGAVQKSEKKRNSILTVLSFAFLIAGGLWILSLFFDFSSYETTNNAQVEAYINNVAARATGHIKEIKFEANQLVHKGDTLVVLDDSEYIIKVKQAEADLAIAEGNLHSLQQNITTSVSNQASGKEKLAGDLASLEKAQKDYQRFKNMYADSAVTRNQYDQVISKLKSEEAYVKAGQKSLEASSSITKQSSINLEAATATVARKKADLDAAKLQLSYTVVLAPADGFVGERNLSIGELINANQTIATIVLTEKLWVSANFKETQIEKIKQGQEVTITIDALDGKEFKGKVAGFSPATGAKFSMVEPDNSTGNFVKITQRIPVKIEFETPAKELQEVRPGMNVTVEVKK, encoded by the coding sequence ATGAGCGAAGCAGATACACAAAACGGAGCAGTTCAGAAAAGTGAAAAAAAGAGAAACAGCATTCTCACGGTATTGTCTTTTGCTTTTTTAATCGCAGGCGGATTGTGGATTTTAAGTTTATTCTTTGATTTCAGTTCTTATGAAACCACCAATAACGCTCAGGTAGAAGCATATATCAATAATGTTGCTGCGCGCGCTACGGGGCATATTAAGGAAATAAAATTTGAAGCCAATCAGCTGGTGCATAAAGGAGATACTCTAGTTGTTTTAGACGATTCAGAATACATCATTAAAGTCAAACAGGCAGAAGCAGATCTGGCTATAGCCGAAGGAAACCTGCATTCGCTGCAGCAAAATATAACTACTTCGGTTTCCAATCAGGCCTCGGGAAAAGAGAAGTTGGCGGGCGATTTGGCCAGTTTAGAAAAAGCTCAAAAAGATTATCAGCGTTTTAAGAATATGTATGCCGATTCGGCCGTGACACGAAATCAGTACGATCAGGTTATTTCCAAATTAAAATCAGAAGAGGCTTATGTCAAAGCAGGACAAAAAAGTCTGGAAGCAAGCAGTTCAATCACAAAACAAAGTTCGATTAATCTGGAAGCAGCCACAGCTACAGTTGCAAGAAAGAAAGCAGATCTTGATGCGGCAAAATTACAGCTGTCATATACCGTTGTATTGGCTCCTGCTGATGGTTTTGTGGGAGAGCGAAATTTATCTATTGGGGAATTGATCAATGCCAATCAGACTATTGCGACAATCGTACTGACTGAAAAATTATGGGTTTCGGCGAATTTTAAAGAAACTCAGATAGAGAAAATAAAACAAGGACAGGAAGTCACCATTACGATTGACGCTTTGGACGGAAAAGAATTTAAAGGAAAAGTAGCCGGTTTTTCTCCTGCCACTGGAGCCAAATTTTCAATGGTAGAACCCGATAATTCGACTGGAAATTTTGTAAAAATAACGCAGAGAATCCCAGTTAAAATTGAATTTGAAACTCCAGCAAAAGAGCTGCAGGAAGTAAGACCGGGAATGAATGTAACTGTTGAAGTAAAAAAATAA
- a CDS encoding TolC family protein — MILFLLCCCKLGFAQQDTVSLKSAKKIRLDEAILLGIKNNRQLKLANADLAIANENVGQAKIAKAPRISLNGGYNYIGDPKLYEGFYQSQITVDYYNHQAFANIISTLPIYAGNAINNRINQQELISQMQKSAVRMTEADVKNAITEQYFTLEKLYRQIEVTKQNIINTDIRINQLKSRVKNGQNLTSDLLRTELQQSNFKVSVFRSTNTIELISNYLDILIGFPTNTILKPEVAESMIPTENMNLEESLEEAFQNREEIKRAAVKIKLSESSLSLTKSGFKPNVNANLILNTEYPAQWPNYVNLLNYWAAGLSLNWDISSLYNLKHRISGDKLEIDKSNIALEVTKDQISTEVKNAYVRYAESKENIKTYKKDVELSMSNYKIVKSRYDNDFALISEIVDAELQLNNSRISLVNANLDLIIQYYSLQYAMGKL, encoded by the coding sequence TTGATTCTTTTCCTATTGTGCTGCTGCAAGTTAGGTTTTGCACAGCAAGATACCGTCAGTCTTAAATCTGCAAAAAAAATAAGACTTGACGAAGCTATTTTATTGGGCATTAAAAACAACAGGCAGCTAAAACTGGCAAATGCCGATTTGGCCATTGCTAATGAAAATGTCGGTCAAGCTAAAATTGCAAAAGCGCCAAGAATAAGCCTAAACGGCGGATACAATTATATTGGAGATCCTAAGCTGTATGAAGGATTTTATCAAAGCCAGATTACGGTAGATTATTACAACCATCAGGCATTTGCCAATATTATTTCAACACTGCCTATTTACGCTGGAAACGCGATTAATAACAGAATCAATCAGCAGGAATTAATCAGTCAGATGCAGAAATCTGCCGTGAGAATGACCGAAGCTGATGTGAAGAATGCCATTACAGAACAATATTTCACACTCGAAAAATTATACCGTCAGATTGAGGTTACGAAACAAAATATCATTAATACCGATATTCGAATAAACCAATTAAAATCGCGTGTAAAGAACGGACAAAACCTCACAAGCGACCTTTTGAGAACCGAATTGCAGCAGTCTAATTTTAAGGTTTCAGTTTTTAGAAGCACCAACACGATTGAGCTGATAAGCAATTATTTGGATATATTAATTGGTTTTCCAACCAATACGATTCTGAAGCCCGAAGTGGCAGAAAGTATGATTCCGACAGAAAATATGAACTTGGAGGAAAGTTTAGAAGAAGCTTTTCAGAACAGAGAAGAAATAAAACGGGCGGCTGTAAAAATTAAGCTTTCAGAATCATCATTGAGTTTGACCAAAAGCGGATTTAAGCCTAACGTAAATGCAAATCTTATTTTAAATACAGAATATCCTGCGCAATGGCCCAACTATGTCAATTTGCTTAATTACTGGGCGGCGGGACTTTCTTTAAACTGGGATATTTCTAGTCTTTATAATCTCAAACATCGCATTAGCGGCGACAAACTGGAAATTGATAAGAGTAATATAGCGCTGGAAGTTACCAAAGACCAGATTTCTACAGAAGTCAAAAATGCATACGTCAGATATGCAGAAAGCAAAGAAAATATCAAAACCTACAAAAAAGATGTAGAGCTGTCAATGAGCAATTATAAAATTGTAAAAAGCCGTTATGATAACGATTTTGCCTTAATTAGTGAGATTGTAGATGCCGAATTACAGCTAAATAATTCCCGAATATCCTTAGTAAATGCCAATCTAGATTTGATTATTCAATATTACTCACTTCAATATGCAATGGGCAAACTTTAA
- a CDS encoding cupin domain-containing protein, producing the protein MRTIPRRIVTGLRNGKSIIEQDEIVSNVSEHFPGLIISDIWSTDSTPAKFEEKVIENNAFPNTPKNGSYFRYVQIPPDKDLGVIALEGKPHPLMHQTDTLDYIIIISGEIYLIVDEEETLLQAGDIVIQRGTNHAWSNRSNSPCIQLAVLLDAVKAEK; encoded by the coding sequence ATGAGAACAATACCAAGGAGAATCGTAACAGGCTTGCGAAACGGAAAATCGATTATAGAGCAGGATGAAATTGTTTCGAATGTATCGGAGCATTTTCCGGGATTAATTATTTCAGATATCTGGTCGACAGATTCGACACCAGCAAAATTTGAAGAAAAGGTTATAGAAAATAATGCTTTTCCAAATACTCCAAAAAACGGAAGCTATTTTCGCTACGTTCAGATTCCGCCCGATAAAGATTTGGGTGTGATAGCCTTAGAAGGAAAACCGCATCCGCTAATGCATCAGACCGATACTTTAGATTATATAATCATTATTTCGGGTGAAATTTACCTGATTGTAGACGAAGAAGAAACCTTGCTTCAAGCTGGGGATATTGTAATTCAACGCGGAACGAACCATGCTTGGAGCAACCGATCAAATTCGCCTTGTATCCAATTGGCCGTTTTATTGGATGCCGTTAAAGCTGAAAAATAA
- a CDS encoding aminotransferase class V-fold PLP-dependent enzyme yields MNAIEPTTKPTEPECYFSKFRENTVGIDHTFESVYGEQNLVYADWVASGRLYAPIEDIMLNKIGPMIANTHSLSSQTGKTSTYAYQYAREIIKKSVNANESDVLVTTGSGMTAALSKLQRIIGVRKNYETETDKPVVFITHMEHHSNQVPWYEINADVVILQPDENNLVNPKALGDAIAKYADRSLKIGSFTACSNVTGIITPYHELAKIMHQNKGLCFVDFAASAPYVKIDMHPSDPEEQLDAIFFSPHKFLGGPGTCGILVFNEKLYQSDFPDNPGGGNVRWTNPLGKYCYSDSIEVREDGGTPGFLQVIRTALALELKEQMGIEKIKEREKELLDLCFSRLQKIQGLSILGDLTTERIGCVSFVIEDIHYNLIVRLLNDRFGIQVRGGWSCASTYAHYLFNISEKKSAEITNELLQRNQTNKPGWVRLSLHPITTNEELLYICDAIEKVALNYKKWKKDYEYNSVSNEFENPKIKDNIEREVKQWFKLD; encoded by the coding sequence ATGAATGCTATTGAGCCAACAACAAAACCAACAGAGCCTGAGTGTTACTTCTCTAAATTTAGAGAAAACACAGTAGGAATAGATCATACTTTCGAATCGGTTTACGGAGAACAGAACCTAGTTTATGCAGACTGGGTTGCCAGCGGAAGACTATACGCCCCGATCGAGGATATAATGCTCAATAAAATTGGTCCTATGATTGCCAATACGCATTCACTTTCAAGTCAGACAGGAAAAACATCTACTTATGCCTATCAGTATGCGAGAGAAATAATAAAAAAATCGGTTAATGCCAATGAATCTGATGTTTTGGTAACGACGGGAAGCGGAATGACAGCTGCCTTATCAAAACTGCAGCGCATTATTGGCGTGAGAAAAAATTACGAAACAGAAACTGATAAGCCCGTAGTTTTTATCACACACATGGAGCATCATTCCAATCAGGTTCCGTGGTACGAAATTAATGCCGACGTTGTAATTCTTCAGCCTGATGAGAATAATTTAGTCAATCCGAAAGCTCTTGGTGATGCCATTGCAAAATATGCCGACAGAAGCTTAAAAATCGGTTCATTTACGGCTTGCTCAAATGTTACGGGTATTATTACGCCATATCACGAATTGGCCAAGATTATGCATCAAAACAAAGGACTTTGTTTTGTAGATTTTGCGGCTTCGGCACCTTATGTCAAAATTGATATGCACCCTAGCGATCCAGAAGAACAATTGGATGCAATTTTCTTTTCGCCCCATAAATTTTTAGGAGGTCCCGGAACCTGCGGGATTCTGGTTTTTAATGAAAAATTATACCAATCTGATTTTCCTGATAATCCAGGGGGAGGAAATGTAAGATGGACCAATCCGTTGGGAAAATATTGCTACAGCGATAGTATAGAAGTGAGAGAAGATGGCGGAACTCCTGGATTTTTGCAGGTTATTAGAACCGCATTGGCTTTAGAATTGAAAGAGCAGATGGGAATAGAGAAAATTAAAGAAAGAGAAAAAGAACTGCTTGATCTCTGCTTTTCGAGACTTCAAAAAATACAGGGTTTATCGATTTTAGGAGATTTAACCACTGAACGAATTGGCTGTGTATCGTTTGTAATTGAAGACATTCATTACAATCTGATCGTTAGGCTTTTAAATGACCGTTTCGGAATTCAGGTGCGCGGAGGCTGGTCGTGTGCAAGCACTTATGCGCATTATTTGTTCAATATCAGCGAAAAGAAATCGGCAGAAATTACAAACGAATTATTGCAGCGAAATCAGACCAATAAACCCGGCTGGGTTCGTTTGTCGCTTCATCCCATTACAACCAATGAAGAGCTTTTGTATATCTGCGACGCAATTGAAAAAGTGGCTTTGAATTATAAAAAATGGAAAAAAGATTATGAGTATAATTCGGTTTCAAATGAATTTGAAAATCCGAAAATTAAAGATAATATTGAAAGAGAAGTGAAGCAATGGTTTAAGTTAGATTAG
- a CDS encoding TlpA disulfide reductase family protein, producing MKKILLAFALFLGAAQTQAQENNLQLKGTVADTVAQYVYLQKFHNKMFTTIDSAKVKDGNFSFKTKVKMPDLYGLSVNTESSPLYVFLEKEPITVKLSPKKYYTASVVEGSASQDLFETYKKAKDVEISKFITENPKSIVSAYVLYRNWSYRLSPEQITQNIALLDKSLQNTTYVKELKELAIVLDGLAVGKKAPDFTANDPNGKPVRLYDNLKGYTLIDFWASWCGPCRKENPNIVAAYKEFHDKGFNIVAISLDKKKENWIKGIQDDNLTWTHVSDLLFWNSAVAKLYGVRAIPGNYLVDSKGTIVAKNLHGEELQATLKRLLENKI from the coding sequence ATGAAAAAAATACTATTAGCTTTTGCCTTGTTTCTTGGAGCTGCTCAAACGCAGGCGCAAGAAAATAATTTGCAGTTAAAAGGTACTGTTGCAGATACAGTGGCACAATACGTTTACTTGCAGAAGTTTCACAATAAAATGTTTACCACGATCGATTCGGCAAAAGTAAAAGACGGGAATTTTAGTTTTAAAACAAAAGTAAAAATGCCAGATCTATACGGATTAAGCGTAAATACAGAAAGCTCGCCATTGTATGTTTTTCTAGAAAAAGAACCGATTACAGTAAAACTGAGTCCGAAGAAATATTATACAGCATCTGTGGTTGAAGGTTCTGCTTCTCAGGATTTGTTTGAAACCTACAAAAAGGCCAAAGATGTTGAAATCAGCAAATTTATAACCGAAAATCCAAAATCTATTGTTTCTGCTTATGTATTGTACAGAAACTGGTCGTACAGATTATCTCCAGAACAGATCACGCAAAATATCGCTTTGCTAGACAAGAGCCTTCAAAATACCACTTACGTGAAAGAGCTAAAAGAACTGGCTATTGTTTTAGACGGATTGGCAGTTGGTAAAAAAGCCCCAGATTTTACAGCCAATGATCCTAACGGAAAGCCAGTTCGTCTATATGACAATTTAAAAGGCTACACTTTAATCGATTTTTGGGCTTCGTGGTGCGGACCGTGCCGAAAAGAGAATCCGAATATTGTAGCGGCTTATAAAGAATTTCATGATAAAGGATTCAATATCGTGGCAATTTCTCTGGACAAAAAGAAAGAAAATTGGATTAAAGGAATTCAGGATGATAATTTAACATGGACGCACGTTTCTGATTTGCTTTTTTGGAACAGCGCAGTAGCTAAGCTGTATGGCGTAAGAGCTATTCCGGGAAATTATTTAGTGGATTCAAAAGGGACAATTGTTGCCAAGAACCTGCACGGAGAAGAATTGCAAGCTACATTAAAAAGACTTTTAGAAAATAAAATCTAA
- a CDS encoding response regulator gives MSQKIILLADDDKDDAEMFCEAWADIDESIVCHCAENGDEALKILQSQDKIPEVVFLDLNMPIMNGWECLKQLKLDDRYKEIPVIMISTSSYKNDMDAAANLGAVCYFVKPNNFNDLKQVLRSIALNLDNGLKEPISDLENKYLHIFL, from the coding sequence ATGAGCCAAAAAATAATTTTATTAGCCGATGATGATAAAGATGACGCAGAAATGTTTTGCGAAGCATGGGCAGATATAGATGAAAGTATTGTTTGCCATTGTGCAGAAAATGGCGATGAAGCATTAAAAATACTGCAGAGTCAAGACAAAATTCCTGAGGTTGTCTTTCTAGATTTAAATATGCCCATTATGAATGGCTGGGAATGTTTAAAGCAATTAAAATTGGATGATCGCTATAAAGAGATTCCGGTAATCATGATTTCTACTTCCTCTTATAAAAATGATATGGATGCTGCTGCTAACCTTGGAGCTGTGTGCTATTTTGTAAAACCAAATAATTTTAATGACTTAAAACAAGTGCTGCGCTCGATTGCCTTAAATCTTGATAACGGATTAAAAGAGCCGATTTCAGATCTGGAAAATAAATACCTGCACATTTTTCTTTAA
- a CDS encoding PAS domain S-box protein — protein sequence MELIHNLELFQTIFNSAPNGIAVLQPLYNKEGKAEDFLILLFNNYLINWIGNSDYNGKRYSEIFSNVKETNILEKFIETLETGIPANFEHWYRHESEKHCFRFTAVNQGQLLVITMEDITEKKQAETALNEALIETEKQKRLYDSIINSTPDLVYAFDLDYKFTYANKALLTMWGKSAEDAIGRGLRENGYEDWHAEMHEAEIDAVVAEKKPIRGTVSFPHAELGRRIYDYIFVPVFNERGEVELVVGTTRDITESKQAEGKLQQSENRFRKMIHQTPAPTLVLRGDDLVIEQINKHMLQMIGRGEEIIGMRLIDVLPELEGQYVWEQVLKVYNEGIPFDQSEVLVPHNRTGEVKNYYYNLAYRPLIEDGEITGMIQVAVEVTQQVEARQKMEESESRFRALVNASSDLVYRMDADWMIMHDLEGERLSSTGGHGINWLDKFVHPSDLKQAVHLISKSIVEKSIFEMEHRIINADDSVKWVFSRVVPILDEKQKIVEWFGAASDITSQKELQNVIAESEEKFRQLADLVPQIIWTAHPDGFIDYYNRRWYEYTGFNEHEFGDSSWVPTLHPDDVSRVLKTWYQSVHAGSSYQIEFRLKNGNTGEYRWFLSKALPIRDKEGIITNWFGTCTDIHEQKSTTEKLEILVADRTKELQRSNDDLQQFAHVASHDLKEPVRKIKTFVSRLEDHLEGHLDESSTRYIERIHVAADRMFTMIDGVLAYSKINADLQKTTMVDLNEVIKNIETDLEIALQNTGGKIYYEELPILEGASVLLYQLFYNLINNSIKFAKENVPPLITIKAQEQNEDGKRTAVITVEDNGIGFDLDHTGRIFETFTRLNSKDRYEGTGLGLSLCKKITERHGGSITATGVSNEGAVFSITLPIEQKEKDI from the coding sequence ATGGAGCTGATACACAATTTAGAACTTTTTCAGACCATTTTTAATTCTGCGCCAAACGGTATAGCGGTTTTACAGCCTTTGTACAATAAGGAAGGCAAAGCAGAAGATTTTTTGATATTGCTGTTTAATAACTACTTAATAAACTGGATCGGCAATTCAGATTATAATGGAAAAAGATACAGTGAAATCTTTTCTAATGTAAAAGAAACAAACATTCTCGAAAAGTTTATTGAAACTTTAGAAACCGGTATTCCAGCTAATTTTGAGCATTGGTACCGCCATGAATCCGAGAAGCATTGTTTTAGATTTACTGCCGTGAATCAAGGCCAGCTGTTGGTGATCACAATGGAGGATATCACCGAAAAAAAGCAAGCAGAAACAGCTTTGAACGAAGCATTGATTGAGACCGAAAAGCAAAAAAGACTTTACGATTCCATAATAAACAGCACCCCCGATTTGGTGTATGCATTTGATCTCGATTATAAATTCACTTACGCAAACAAAGCCCTACTGACAATGTGGGGAAAATCGGCAGAGGATGCCATAGGACGCGGATTAAGAGAAAATGGCTATGAAGACTGGCACGCCGAAATGCACGAAGCGGAAATAGATGCTGTTGTTGCCGAAAAAAAGCCCATTCGAGGAACAGTTTCTTTCCCGCACGCAGAACTGGGAAGAAGAATTTACGACTATATTTTTGTTCCAGTTTTTAATGAAAGAGGAGAAGTAGAGCTTGTAGTTGGAACTACGAGAGATATTACAGAAAGCAAGCAAGCCGAAGGAAAACTTCAGCAAAGCGAGAATCGTTTTCGTAAAATGATCCATCAGACGCCCGCTCCAACCTTAGTGCTTAGGGGCGATGATCTAGTCATTGAGCAAATCAACAAGCATATGCTGCAAATGATTGGCCGCGGAGAAGAAATTATCGGTATGCGATTGATAGACGTACTGCCAGAACTTGAAGGGCAGTATGTGTGGGAACAGGTTCTTAAAGTGTACAATGAAGGAATTCCTTTTGACCAAAGCGAAGTTCTCGTACCGCATAATCGCACAGGAGAAGTAAAAAACTACTATTACAATTTGGCCTATCGTCCATTAATTGAAGACGGAGAAATAACAGGAATGATTCAGGTTGCAGTCGAAGTGACGCAGCAAGTAGAAGCGCGCCAAAAAATGGAAGAAAGTGAAAGCCGTTTTCGAGCTTTAGTCAACGCGTCATCCGATCTCGTTTACCGCATGGATGCCGACTGGATGATTATGCATGATCTCGAAGGCGAACGGCTTTCTAGCACTGGAGGACACGGAATCAATTGGCTGGATAAATTTGTCCATCCCAGCGATTTAAAGCAGGCGGTTCATCTTATTTCAAAATCGATAGTAGAAAAAAGCATTTTTGAAATGGAGCACCGAATCATAAATGCCGATGATTCTGTCAAATGGGTCTTTTCAAGAGTGGTTCCAATATTAGATGAGAAGCAAAAGATTGTAGAATGGTTTGGTGCCGCAAGTGATATTACTTCGCAAAAAGAACTTCAAAATGTAATTGCAGAAAGCGAAGAAAAATTCAGACAGCTTGCAGATCTGGTTCCGCAAATTATCTGGACAGCACATCCAGACGGATTCATAGATTATTATAATAGACGTTGGTATGAATATACAGGTTTTAACGAACACGAATTTGGCGATTCCAGCTGGGTTCCGACACTTCACCCAGATGATGTTTCTCGGGTTCTAAAAACGTGGTACCAAAGTGTTCATGCAGGCTCTTCGTATCAGATTGAATTTCGTTTAAAAAATGGAAATACAGGAGAATACCGCTGGTTTTTGAGCAAGGCGCTTCCTATTAGAGATAAAGAAGGCATCATTACCAATTGGTTTGGCACCTGCACCGATATACATGAGCAAAAATCTACGACCGAAAAACTGGAGATTCTGGTGGCAGACCGAACCAAAGAGCTGCAGCGTTCTAACGATGACTTACAGCAGTTTGCCCATGTTGCTTCGCACGATTTGAAAGAACCCGTGAGAAAAATAAAAACATTTGTAAGCCGTCTGGAGGACCATTTGGAAGGACATCTTGACGAGTCGTCAACGAGATATATTGAAAGAATTCATGTCGCGGCAGACCGTATGTTTACTATGATTGACGGTGTGCTTGCTTATTCTAAAATCAATGCCGATTTGCAAAAAACGACAATGGTCGATTTAAATGAAGTCATTAAGAATATTGAAACCGATCTTGAAATAGCGCTTCAAAATACAGGCGGTAAAATTTACTATGAGGAGCTTCCAATTCTAGAAGGAGCTTCTGTATTGCTGTATCAGCTGTTTTATAACCTGATAAATAATTCTATAAAATTTGCTAAAGAAAATGTGCCTCCGCTAATTACCATTAAAGCACAAGAGCAAAACGAAGACGGTAAACGAACAGCCGTAATTACTGTTGAAGATAACGGAATTGGATTTGATCTTGATCATACCGGACGCATTTTTGAAACTTTTACCCGTCTAAATTCTAAAGACCGCTATGAAGGAACAGGTTTAGGACTGTCTCTTTGTAAAAAAATAACCGAAAGGCACGGTGGAAGTATTACGGCAACTGGAGTTTCTAATGAAGGGGCTGTTTTTAGCATTACGCTGCCAATTGAACAAAAAGAAAAAGATATCTAA
- a CDS encoding TonB-dependent siderophore receptor, giving the protein MKKIYFAVFTVICTNFYAQTKKDSINQMDEVIINEGRFNTPISKQNRNVYVISSETIKKLPGRTLQEVLQYANGVDIRQRGPFGTQADISVDGGSFEQTVVLLNGAKVIDSQTAHNMLNLPLPVEAIERIEVVRGPAARIYGINSLTGAINIITKKPTDSGFLVSTYAGSNFEKDTQDTGDTFYGTGVQAGAVLGKEKQQHLLFASHDKSNGYRYNTAFENNKIFYQGNVQINDKNEILGSAGYIKNGFGANGFYAAPGDKNSTEIVQTTFANIQSNHQITDSWKIMPRITYRYNYDDYRYLGNSNLAVGRSQHYTNSIAGELNSTVKLSKGEIGFGAEFRNENIHSTNIGDHDRENVGLYAEYRRSFTEKLDVNIGTYLNYNSDYKWQIYPGIDASYAITDAFKIIGNVGTSQRIPSFTDLYLKQTGNIGNPDLESENAFQSEVGFKFNKKALSLNANYFYRKIDNYIDWMRNATNVPWQSQNKGDLNTNGINLRGTYRFDFSKDSRLSILLAYTYLDSEFKTDRTETYSKYAISSLKHQITNTIDYQFKNLSVMFATRFNERITGPSYWVNDFRVSQAINKFTIFLDGQNIFNATYYEVGAVPLPSRWFTLGVKLVTF; this is encoded by the coding sequence ATGAAAAAAATCTATTTTGCTGTTTTTACAGTAATTTGTACCAATTTTTACGCGCAGACAAAAAAAGACTCCATTAACCAAATGGATGAAGTGATTATTAACGAAGGCCGTTTTAACACGCCTATTTCTAAACAAAACCGAAATGTATATGTAATTTCGAGTGAGACAATTAAAAAATTGCCAGGAAGAACATTACAGGAAGTACTGCAATATGCCAACGGAGTAGACATTAGACAAAGAGGTCCATTTGGAACTCAAGCAGACATAAGCGTTGATGGAGGAAGTTTTGAGCAGACGGTTGTTTTATTAAATGGAGCAAAAGTAATTGATTCGCAAACGGCTCATAATATGCTAAACCTGCCTCTTCCGGTTGAAGCAATCGAAAGAATTGAAGTGGTTCGTGGTCCGGCAGCAAGAATTTACGGAATCAATAGTTTAACTGGAGCAATCAATATTATCACGAAAAAACCAACCGATTCTGGATTTCTAGTGAGCACGTATGCGGGATCTAATTTCGAAAAAGATACTCAGGATACAGGAGATACTTTCTACGGAACAGGAGTACAGGCTGGAGCAGTTTTAGGCAAAGAAAAACAGCAGCACTTGCTTTTTGCTTCGCACGATAAAAGCAACGGTTACCGTTACAATACAGCATTCGAAAACAATAAAATTTTCTATCAGGGAAATGTGCAGATCAATGATAAAAATGAAATCTTAGGTTCTGCTGGTTATATCAAAAACGGATTTGGCGCAAACGGATTTTACGCTGCGCCTGGAGACAAAAATTCTACAGAAATTGTTCAGACTACATTTGCCAATATTCAGTCCAATCATCAAATTACTGATAGCTGGAAAATTATGCCGAGAATTACCTACCGATACAATTATGACGATTATCGTTATTTAGGAAATTCAAATCTAGCTGTTGGAAGAAGCCAGCATTACACCAACTCGATTGCAGGAGAATTGAACTCTACAGTTAAATTGTCAAAAGGAGAAATTGGTTTTGGAGCCGAGTTTAGAAACGAAAACATTCATTCGACAAACATTGGAGATCACGATCGCGAAAATGTTGGACTTTATGCAGAATATAGAAGAAGTTTTACTGAAAAATTGGATGTCAATATCGGGACATATTTAAACTACAACTCAGATTATAAATGGCAGATTTATCCGGGAATTGATGCAAGTTATGCCATTACTGATGCATTTAAAATTATAGGAAATGTGGGAACCAGCCAAAGAATTCCGTCTTTTACAGATTTGTATTTGAAACAGACAGGAAATATAGGAAATCCAGATTTAGAATCTGAAAATGCTTTTCAGAGCGAAGTTGGGTTTAAATTCAACAAAAAAGCTTTGAGCTTAAATGCCAATTATTTCTACAGAAAAATAGACAATTATATCGACTGGATGCGTAATGCTACAAATGTGCCTTGGCAAAGCCAGAATAAAGGAGATTTGAATACAAACGGAATCAATTTACGCGGAACTTACAGATTTGATTTCTCTAAAGATTCTAGATTGAGCATTCTTTTAGCCTACACTTATTTAGATTCAGAGTTCAAGACAGATCGTACAGAAACGTACTCAAAATATGCAATTTCTTCATTGAAGCATCAAATTACCAATACAATAGATTATCAGTTTAAAAACTTATCTGTAATGTTTGCAACTCGTTTTAACGAAAGAATTACAGGACCATCTTATTGGGTAAACGACTTTAGAGTAAGTCAGGCAATTAATAAGTTTACCATTTTCTTAGACGGGCAAAACATTTTTAATGCAACTTATTATGAAGTAGGGGCAGTGCCGCTGCCATCTCGCTGGTTTACTTTGGGAGTTAAACTGGTAACTTTTTAA